The DNA segment TCACTTAACCCATCAAGATACGAACCGCCGTATACGAGACCCGTACGTACGGTGGTGTGAGAGGCGTACTCCGTTCAATTATGGGCGGAGCCGTCTACTCGATTATCTGTGGTTTTTATTCCACTAGTTTTCCATCCTTGTAATTTTGGATAATTTTTTCTTTTCCATCTTCATTATACATTTCCCATATTCCATCATAAACCCCAACTTTCCAATTTCCAATTCCTCTTAATTGTCCGTTTTCATACCAATATTTATGAGTTCCATTTGGTTTTCCGTCGATAAATTCTCCCTCACGGGCTTTTATTCCGTTAGAATGCCAATATTCCCAAATTCCATTCTCTTTATGATTTTTCATCAGACCTTTAGAATAGACATTTCCATTAAAATAATAAGATGTTTTATTTCCGTCAGTTATTGGTTTAAACTGAAGT comes from the Chryseobacterium sp. SNU WT5 genome and includes:
- a CDS encoding toxin-antitoxin system YwqK family antitoxin; this translates as MKKILLTLTLSILTFGNLFSQNINLDEYEIYVGDTLIGKSDFLKNGQNLSPEKAEKLQFKPITDGNKTSYYFNGNVYSKGLMKNHKENGIWEYWHSNGIKAREGEFIDGKPNGTHKYWYENGQLRGIGNWKVGVYDGIWEMYNEDGKEKIIQNYKDGKLVE